Proteins encoded by one window of Dermochelys coriacea isolate rDerCor1 chromosome 13, rDerCor1.pri.v4, whole genome shotgun sequence:
- the LOC119841564 gene encoding activity-dependent neuroprotector homeobox protein isoform X2: MSLRHPSTINFGETMFQLPVNNLGSLRKARKTVKKILSDIGLEYCKEHIEDFKQFEPNDFYLKNTTWEDVGLWDPSLTKNQDYRTKPFCCSACPFSSKFFSAYKSHFRNVHSEDFENRILLNCPYCTFNADKKTLETHIKIFHAPNANTPSGGISTFKDKNKHDSLKPKQADSVEQAVYYCKKCTYRDPLYEIVRKHIYREHFQHVAAPYVAKAGEKSLNGAVPLSSSTREEGSIHCKRCLFMPKSYEALVQHVIEDHERIGYQVTAMIGHTNVVVPRSKPLMLIAPKPQDKKPMGLPQRMGPLSPGNVRSLPSQQMMNRLTIPKPTLNSAGVNMMSNVHLQQNNYGVKSVPPSYVGQPGGRLNLSGNAPVSIPQQSQTMKQFSPSGNGRPYTLGGEQRSQTPARYSLQSANSSSLSSAQLKQTSLSQSQAASRALGQSGSKPPVAATGPSAVNTSSTQKWKICTICNELFPENVYSVHFEKEHKAEKVPAVANYIMKIHNFTSKCLYCNRYLPTDTLLNHMLIHGLSCPYCRSTFNDVEKMAAHMRMVHVDEEMGPKTDSTLTFDLTLQQGSHTNIHLLVTTYNLRDAPAESVAYHAQNTPPVPPKPQPKIQEKADIPVKSSPQAAVPYKKDVGKTLCPLCFSILKGPISDALAHHLRERHQVIQTVHPVEKKLTYKCIHCLGVYTSNMTASTITLHLVHCRGVGKTQNGQDKANAPSRLNQSPAVAPVKRTYEHMEFSLMKKRKMDDDDSPSAFEEKPEEPVVLALDPKGHEDDSYEARKTFLTKYFNKQPYPSRREIEKLAASLWLWKSDIASHFSNKRKKCVRDCEKYKPGVLLGFNMKELNKVKHEMDFDAEWLFENHDEKNSRVNASKTVDKKINLEKDEESSSDSYENIEEDSNESSSPFGQPISDVGRKTSIDSIIENTEDSISKETADENPLQSPEKSDQKQEEGSKYEEIHSAKEPVKLVGDASDSEGDQEDQDDVAEWKDGASQSESGPGSQQVSDFEDNTSEVKPEVWTDESSQSEDVGSSKPAAEIKGVASESDEEQSKWKNSSYGKVEEFWSKDQSQWKNASEIEESLSNQQMEWQNSTIDSEDGDQFDSVTDGVAEPMHSSLTGVELSSQQA; the protein is encoded by the exons AAACTATGTTCCAACTTCCTGTCAACAACCTTGGCAGTTTAAGAAAAGCCCGGaaaactgtgaaaaaaatacttagtGATATTGGTTTGGAATACTGTAAAGAACATATAGAA GATTTTAAGCAGTTTGAACCTAATGacttttatttgaaaaacacTACGTGGGAAGATGTAGGATTGTGGGATCCATCGCTTACAAAAAATCAG gACTATCGGACAAAACCCTTTTGCTGCAGTGCATGTCCATTTTCGTCGAAGTTCTTTTCAGCCTATAAAAGTCACTTCCGGAATGTTCATAGTGAAGactttgaaaataggattcttcTTAATTGTCCCTACTGTACTTTCAATGCGGACAAAAAGACTTTGGAAACgcacattaaaatatttcatgctCCAAATGCCAATACACCGAGTGGAGGCATCAGCActtttaaagataaaaacaaacatgATAGCCTTAAACCTAAGCAGGCTGACAGTGTAGAACAAGCTGTTTATTATTGTAAGAAGTGCACTTACCGAGATCCTCTATATGAAATAGTTAGAAAGCACATTTACAGGGAACATTTTCAGCATGTTGCTGCACCTTATGTAGCAAAGGCAGGTGAAAAGTCACTCAACGGTGCAGTTCCCTTAAGTTCCAGTACCCGAGAGGAGGGTAGTATTCACTGCAAACGATGCCTTTTTATGCCGAAGTCGTATGAAGCTTTAGTACAGCATGTTATTGAAGACCATGAACGTATAGGATATCAGGTTACAGCAATGATAGGGCACACTAATGTAGTGGTTCCAAGATCCAAACCTTTGATGCTAATAGCTCCAAAACCACAGGATAAAAAGCCTATGGGACTTCCTCAAAGGATGGGTCCCCTTTCCCCTGGGAATGTCCGATCTCTTCCATCACAGCAGATGATGAATCGACTCACTATACCAAAGCCTACATTAAATTCTGCAGGAGTGAATATGATGTCAAATGTTCACCTACAACAGAACAATTATGGAGTCAAATCAGTACCACCAAGTTATGTTGGACAGCCGGGGGGAAGGCTAAACTTAAGTGGTAATGCACCAGTTTCTATTCCACAACAGTCTCAAACAATGAAACAGTTTTCACCTAGTGGAAATGGAAGGCCTTATACCCTTGGAGGGGAGCAGAGATCTCAGACTCCAGCAAGGTACTCTCTTCAGTCTGCCAATTCATCTTCTCTTTCATCAGCCCAGTTGAAACAAACATCATTATCTCAGTCTCAGGCAGCATCAAGAGCATTAGGTCAGTCTGGCTCAAAGCCTCCTGTGGCTGCTACAGGTCCTTCTGCTGTCAATACTTCATCgacacaaaaatggaaaatttgtaCAATCTGTAATGAGCTGTTTCCTGAAAatgtgtacagtgttcactttgaAAAGGAGCACAAGGCTGAAAAGGTGCCTGCAGTAGCTAACTATATAATGAAAATACACAATTTCACTAGCAAATGTTTATACTGTAATCGCTATTTACCCACTGATACATTGCTTAATCATATGTTAATCCATGGACTGTCTTGTCCATACTGCCGTTCAACTTTCAATGATGTTGAAAAGATGGCTGCTCATATGCGAATGGTTCATGTTGATGAAGAAATGGGACCTAAAACTGATTCCACTTTAACCTTTGATTTGACATTGCAGCAGGGTAGTCACACTAATATACATCTACTTGTAACCACCTATAATCTGAGAGATGCCCCTGCTGAATCTGTAGCTTATCATGCTCAGAATACTCCTCCTGTTCCTCCAAAACCACAGCCGAAAATCCAGGAGAAGGCAGATATACCTGTGAAAAGTTCTCCTCAAGCAGCAGTCCCCTACAAAAAAGATGTGGGTAAAACACTCTGCCCTCTCTGCTTTTCAATCCTAAAAGGACCTATATCTGATGCACTTGCACATCACTTAAGGGAGAGGCATCAAGTAATTCAAACAGTTCATCCGGTTGAGAAAAAGCTAACATATAAATGCATTCATTGTCTTGGTGTATATACCAGTAATATGACTGCCTCAACTATAACGCTACACCTTGTTCATTGCAGAGGGGTTGGGAAGACCCAAAACGGCCAAGACAAAGCTAATGCGCCATCTCGACTAAATCAGTCTCCAGCTGTAGCACCTGTGAAACGTACTTATGAACACATGGAATTCTCTctgatgaagaaaagaaaaatggatgATGATGACTCACCATCTGCCTTTGAAGAGAAACCTGAAGAACCTGTAGTTTTAGCTTTAGACCCTAAGGGTCATGAAGATGATTCTTATGAAGCCAGAAAAACATTtcttacaaaatatttcaataagcAACCGTATCCCAGTAGGAGAGAAATTGAAAAGTTGGCTGCCAGTTTATGGCTATGGAAATCAGATATTGCTTCACATTTTAgcaacaaaagaaagaaatgtgtTAGAGATTGTGAAAAGTACAAGCCTGGTGTGCTACTTGGTTTTAACATGAAAGAATTAAACAAAGTTAAACACGAAATGGATTTTGATGCTGAATGGCTGTTTGAAAATCATGATGAAAAGAATTCCAGAGTCAATGCTAGTAAAACTGttgataaaaaaataaacctagAAAAAGATGAGGAAAGTTCTTCAGACAGTTACGAAAACATAGAAGAGGACTCTAATGAAAGCAGTAGTCCATTTGGTCAACCAATTTCAGATGTTGGTCGTAAAACCTCTATTGATAGCATAATAGAGAATACAGAAGACAGCATATCCAAGGAGACTGCTGATGAAAATCCCTTACAGTCTCCAGAGAAATCAGACCAAAAACAGGAGGAAGGCTCAAAATATGAAGAGATTCACTCTGCCAAGGAACCAGTTAAACTGGTAGGTGATGCCTCAGATAGTGAAGGTGATCAAGAAGATCAAGATGATGTTGCTGAATGGAAAGATGGAGCTTCGCAGTCTGAAAGTGGACCTGGCTCTCAGCAAGTTTCTGACTTTGAAGACAATACATCAGAGGTGAAACCAGAAGTTTGGACAGATGAATCATCCCAGAGTGAAGATGTTGGTAGTAGTAAACCAGCTGCAGAAATAAAAGGGGTTGCCTCTGAAAGTGATGAAGAGCAATCAAAATGGAAGAATAGTTCCTATGGAAAAGTAGAAGAGTTTTGGTCTAAGGACCAGTCACAATGGAAAAATGCATCAGAAATTGAGGAGAGTTTGTCAAATCAGCAGATGGAATGGCAGAATAGCACAATTGACAGCGAAGATGGAGATCAGTTTGACAGTGTGACTGATGGTGTAGCAGAACCAATGCATAGCAGCTTAACTGGTGTAGAGTTGAGCAGCCAGCAAGCATAA
- the LOC119841564 gene encoding activity-dependent neuroprotector homeobox protein isoform X3, which produces MFQLPVNNLGSLRKARKTVKKILSDIGLEYCKEHIEDFKQFEPNDFYLKNTTWEDVGLWDPSLTKNQDYRTKPFCCSACPFSSKFFSAYKSHFRNVHSEDFENRILLNCPYCTFNADKKTLETHIKIFHAPNANTPSGGISTFKDKNKHDSLKPKQADSVEQAVYYCKKCTYRDPLYEIVRKHIYREHFQHVAAPYVAKAGEKSLNGAVPLSSSTREEGSIHCKRCLFMPKSYEALVQHVIEDHERIGYQVTAMIGHTNVVVPRSKPLMLIAPKPQDKKPMGLPQRMGPLSPGNVRSLPSQQMMNRLTIPKPTLNSAGVNMMSNVHLQQNNYGVKSVPPSYVGQPGGRLNLSGNAPVSIPQQSQTMKQFSPSGNGRPYTLGGEQRSQTPARYSLQSANSSSLSSAQLKQTSLSQSQAASRALGQSGSKPPVAATGPSAVNTSSTQKWKICTICNELFPENVYSVHFEKEHKAEKVPAVANYIMKIHNFTSKCLYCNRYLPTDTLLNHMLIHGLSCPYCRSTFNDVEKMAAHMRMVHVDEEMGPKTDSTLTFDLTLQQGSHTNIHLLVTTYNLRDAPAESVAYHAQNTPPVPPKPQPKIQEKADIPVKSSPQAAVPYKKDVGKTLCPLCFSILKGPISDALAHHLRERHQVIQTVHPVEKKLTYKCIHCLGVYTSNMTASTITLHLVHCRGVGKTQNGQDKANAPSRLNQSPAVAPVKRTYEHMEFSLMKKRKMDDDDSPSAFEEKPEEPVVLALDPKGHEDDSYEARKTFLTKYFNKQPYPSRREIEKLAASLWLWKSDIASHFSNKRKKCVRDCEKYKPGVLLGFNMKELNKVKHEMDFDAEWLFENHDEKNSRVNASKTVDKKINLEKDEESSSDSYENIEEDSNESSSPFGQPISDVGRKTSIDSIIENTEDSISKETADENPLQSPEKSDQKQEEGSKYEEIHSAKEPVKLVGDASDSEGDQEDQDDVAEWKDGASQSESGPGSQQVSDFEDNTSEVKPEVWTDESSQSEDVGSSKPAAEIKGVASESDEEQSKWKNSSYGKVEEFWSKDQSQWKNASEIEESLSNQQMEWQNSTIDSEDGDQFDSVTDGVAEPMHSSLTGVELSSQQA; this is translated from the exons ATGTTCCAACTTCCTGTCAACAACCTTGGCAGTTTAAGAAAAGCCCGGaaaactgtgaaaaaaatacttagtGATATTGGTTTGGAATACTGTAAAGAACATATAGAA GATTTTAAGCAGTTTGAACCTAATGacttttatttgaaaaacacTACGTGGGAAGATGTAGGATTGTGGGATCCATCGCTTACAAAAAATCAG gACTATCGGACAAAACCCTTTTGCTGCAGTGCATGTCCATTTTCGTCGAAGTTCTTTTCAGCCTATAAAAGTCACTTCCGGAATGTTCATAGTGAAGactttgaaaataggattcttcTTAATTGTCCCTACTGTACTTTCAATGCGGACAAAAAGACTTTGGAAACgcacattaaaatatttcatgctCCAAATGCCAATACACCGAGTGGAGGCATCAGCActtttaaagataaaaacaaacatgATAGCCTTAAACCTAAGCAGGCTGACAGTGTAGAACAAGCTGTTTATTATTGTAAGAAGTGCACTTACCGAGATCCTCTATATGAAATAGTTAGAAAGCACATTTACAGGGAACATTTTCAGCATGTTGCTGCACCTTATGTAGCAAAGGCAGGTGAAAAGTCACTCAACGGTGCAGTTCCCTTAAGTTCCAGTACCCGAGAGGAGGGTAGTATTCACTGCAAACGATGCCTTTTTATGCCGAAGTCGTATGAAGCTTTAGTACAGCATGTTATTGAAGACCATGAACGTATAGGATATCAGGTTACAGCAATGATAGGGCACACTAATGTAGTGGTTCCAAGATCCAAACCTTTGATGCTAATAGCTCCAAAACCACAGGATAAAAAGCCTATGGGACTTCCTCAAAGGATGGGTCCCCTTTCCCCTGGGAATGTCCGATCTCTTCCATCACAGCAGATGATGAATCGACTCACTATACCAAAGCCTACATTAAATTCTGCAGGAGTGAATATGATGTCAAATGTTCACCTACAACAGAACAATTATGGAGTCAAATCAGTACCACCAAGTTATGTTGGACAGCCGGGGGGAAGGCTAAACTTAAGTGGTAATGCACCAGTTTCTATTCCACAACAGTCTCAAACAATGAAACAGTTTTCACCTAGTGGAAATGGAAGGCCTTATACCCTTGGAGGGGAGCAGAGATCTCAGACTCCAGCAAGGTACTCTCTTCAGTCTGCCAATTCATCTTCTCTTTCATCAGCCCAGTTGAAACAAACATCATTATCTCAGTCTCAGGCAGCATCAAGAGCATTAGGTCAGTCTGGCTCAAAGCCTCCTGTGGCTGCTACAGGTCCTTCTGCTGTCAATACTTCATCgacacaaaaatggaaaatttgtaCAATCTGTAATGAGCTGTTTCCTGAAAatgtgtacagtgttcactttgaAAAGGAGCACAAGGCTGAAAAGGTGCCTGCAGTAGCTAACTATATAATGAAAATACACAATTTCACTAGCAAATGTTTATACTGTAATCGCTATTTACCCACTGATACATTGCTTAATCATATGTTAATCCATGGACTGTCTTGTCCATACTGCCGTTCAACTTTCAATGATGTTGAAAAGATGGCTGCTCATATGCGAATGGTTCATGTTGATGAAGAAATGGGACCTAAAACTGATTCCACTTTAACCTTTGATTTGACATTGCAGCAGGGTAGTCACACTAATATACATCTACTTGTAACCACCTATAATCTGAGAGATGCCCCTGCTGAATCTGTAGCTTATCATGCTCAGAATACTCCTCCTGTTCCTCCAAAACCACAGCCGAAAATCCAGGAGAAGGCAGATATACCTGTGAAAAGTTCTCCTCAAGCAGCAGTCCCCTACAAAAAAGATGTGGGTAAAACACTCTGCCCTCTCTGCTTTTCAATCCTAAAAGGACCTATATCTGATGCACTTGCACATCACTTAAGGGAGAGGCATCAAGTAATTCAAACAGTTCATCCGGTTGAGAAAAAGCTAACATATAAATGCATTCATTGTCTTGGTGTATATACCAGTAATATGACTGCCTCAACTATAACGCTACACCTTGTTCATTGCAGAGGGGTTGGGAAGACCCAAAACGGCCAAGACAAAGCTAATGCGCCATCTCGACTAAATCAGTCTCCAGCTGTAGCACCTGTGAAACGTACTTATGAACACATGGAATTCTCTctgatgaagaaaagaaaaatggatgATGATGACTCACCATCTGCCTTTGAAGAGAAACCTGAAGAACCTGTAGTTTTAGCTTTAGACCCTAAGGGTCATGAAGATGATTCTTATGAAGCCAGAAAAACATTtcttacaaaatatttcaataagcAACCGTATCCCAGTAGGAGAGAAATTGAAAAGTTGGCTGCCAGTTTATGGCTATGGAAATCAGATATTGCTTCACATTTTAgcaacaaaagaaagaaatgtgtTAGAGATTGTGAAAAGTACAAGCCTGGTGTGCTACTTGGTTTTAACATGAAAGAATTAAACAAAGTTAAACACGAAATGGATTTTGATGCTGAATGGCTGTTTGAAAATCATGATGAAAAGAATTCCAGAGTCAATGCTAGTAAAACTGttgataaaaaaataaacctagAAAAAGATGAGGAAAGTTCTTCAGACAGTTACGAAAACATAGAAGAGGACTCTAATGAAAGCAGTAGTCCATTTGGTCAACCAATTTCAGATGTTGGTCGTAAAACCTCTATTGATAGCATAATAGAGAATACAGAAGACAGCATATCCAAGGAGACTGCTGATGAAAATCCCTTACAGTCTCCAGAGAAATCAGACCAAAAACAGGAGGAAGGCTCAAAATATGAAGAGATTCACTCTGCCAAGGAACCAGTTAAACTGGTAGGTGATGCCTCAGATAGTGAAGGTGATCAAGAAGATCAAGATGATGTTGCTGAATGGAAAGATGGAGCTTCGCAGTCTGAAAGTGGACCTGGCTCTCAGCAAGTTTCTGACTTTGAAGACAATACATCAGAGGTGAAACCAGAAGTTTGGACAGATGAATCATCCCAGAGTGAAGATGTTGGTAGTAGTAAACCAGCTGCAGAAATAAAAGGGGTTGCCTCTGAAAGTGATGAAGAGCAATCAAAATGGAAGAATAGTTCCTATGGAAAAGTAGAAGAGTTTTGGTCTAAGGACCAGTCACAATGGAAAAATGCATCAGAAATTGAGGAGAGTTTGTCAAATCAGCAGATGGAATGGCAGAATAGCACAATTGACAGCGAAGATGGAGATCAGTTTGACAGTGTGACTGATGGTGTAGCAGAACCAATGCATAGCAGCTTAACTGGTGTAGAGTTGAGCAGCCAGCAAGCATAA
- the LOC119841564 gene encoding activity-dependent neuroprotector homeobox protein isoform X1 produces the protein MSLRHPSTINFGGVVMEQDGTLHETNSVHGLHLHIKETMFQLPVNNLGSLRKARKTVKKILSDIGLEYCKEHIEDFKQFEPNDFYLKNTTWEDVGLWDPSLTKNQDYRTKPFCCSACPFSSKFFSAYKSHFRNVHSEDFENRILLNCPYCTFNADKKTLETHIKIFHAPNANTPSGGISTFKDKNKHDSLKPKQADSVEQAVYYCKKCTYRDPLYEIVRKHIYREHFQHVAAPYVAKAGEKSLNGAVPLSSSTREEGSIHCKRCLFMPKSYEALVQHVIEDHERIGYQVTAMIGHTNVVVPRSKPLMLIAPKPQDKKPMGLPQRMGPLSPGNVRSLPSQQMMNRLTIPKPTLNSAGVNMMSNVHLQQNNYGVKSVPPSYVGQPGGRLNLSGNAPVSIPQQSQTMKQFSPSGNGRPYTLGGEQRSQTPARYSLQSANSSSLSSAQLKQTSLSQSQAASRALGQSGSKPPVAATGPSAVNTSSTQKWKICTICNELFPENVYSVHFEKEHKAEKVPAVANYIMKIHNFTSKCLYCNRYLPTDTLLNHMLIHGLSCPYCRSTFNDVEKMAAHMRMVHVDEEMGPKTDSTLTFDLTLQQGSHTNIHLLVTTYNLRDAPAESVAYHAQNTPPVPPKPQPKIQEKADIPVKSSPQAAVPYKKDVGKTLCPLCFSILKGPISDALAHHLRERHQVIQTVHPVEKKLTYKCIHCLGVYTSNMTASTITLHLVHCRGVGKTQNGQDKANAPSRLNQSPAVAPVKRTYEHMEFSLMKKRKMDDDDSPSAFEEKPEEPVVLALDPKGHEDDSYEARKTFLTKYFNKQPYPSRREIEKLAASLWLWKSDIASHFSNKRKKCVRDCEKYKPGVLLGFNMKELNKVKHEMDFDAEWLFENHDEKNSRVNASKTVDKKINLEKDEESSSDSYENIEEDSNESSSPFGQPISDVGRKTSIDSIIENTEDSISKETADENPLQSPEKSDQKQEEGSKYEEIHSAKEPVKLVGDASDSEGDQEDQDDVAEWKDGASQSESGPGSQQVSDFEDNTSEVKPEVWTDESSQSEDVGSSKPAAEIKGVASESDEEQSKWKNSSYGKVEEFWSKDQSQWKNASEIEESLSNQQMEWQNSTIDSEDGDQFDSVTDGVAEPMHSSLTGVELSSQQA, from the exons AAACTATGTTCCAACTTCCTGTCAACAACCTTGGCAGTTTAAGAAAAGCCCGGaaaactgtgaaaaaaatacttagtGATATTGGTTTGGAATACTGTAAAGAACATATAGAA GATTTTAAGCAGTTTGAACCTAATGacttttatttgaaaaacacTACGTGGGAAGATGTAGGATTGTGGGATCCATCGCTTACAAAAAATCAG gACTATCGGACAAAACCCTTTTGCTGCAGTGCATGTCCATTTTCGTCGAAGTTCTTTTCAGCCTATAAAAGTCACTTCCGGAATGTTCATAGTGAAGactttgaaaataggattcttcTTAATTGTCCCTACTGTACTTTCAATGCGGACAAAAAGACTTTGGAAACgcacattaaaatatttcatgctCCAAATGCCAATACACCGAGTGGAGGCATCAGCActtttaaagataaaaacaaacatgATAGCCTTAAACCTAAGCAGGCTGACAGTGTAGAACAAGCTGTTTATTATTGTAAGAAGTGCACTTACCGAGATCCTCTATATGAAATAGTTAGAAAGCACATTTACAGGGAACATTTTCAGCATGTTGCTGCACCTTATGTAGCAAAGGCAGGTGAAAAGTCACTCAACGGTGCAGTTCCCTTAAGTTCCAGTACCCGAGAGGAGGGTAGTATTCACTGCAAACGATGCCTTTTTATGCCGAAGTCGTATGAAGCTTTAGTACAGCATGTTATTGAAGACCATGAACGTATAGGATATCAGGTTACAGCAATGATAGGGCACACTAATGTAGTGGTTCCAAGATCCAAACCTTTGATGCTAATAGCTCCAAAACCACAGGATAAAAAGCCTATGGGACTTCCTCAAAGGATGGGTCCCCTTTCCCCTGGGAATGTCCGATCTCTTCCATCACAGCAGATGATGAATCGACTCACTATACCAAAGCCTACATTAAATTCTGCAGGAGTGAATATGATGTCAAATGTTCACCTACAACAGAACAATTATGGAGTCAAATCAGTACCACCAAGTTATGTTGGACAGCCGGGGGGAAGGCTAAACTTAAGTGGTAATGCACCAGTTTCTATTCCACAACAGTCTCAAACAATGAAACAGTTTTCACCTAGTGGAAATGGAAGGCCTTATACCCTTGGAGGGGAGCAGAGATCTCAGACTCCAGCAAGGTACTCTCTTCAGTCTGCCAATTCATCTTCTCTTTCATCAGCCCAGTTGAAACAAACATCATTATCTCAGTCTCAGGCAGCATCAAGAGCATTAGGTCAGTCTGGCTCAAAGCCTCCTGTGGCTGCTACAGGTCCTTCTGCTGTCAATACTTCATCgacacaaaaatggaaaatttgtaCAATCTGTAATGAGCTGTTTCCTGAAAatgtgtacagtgttcactttgaAAAGGAGCACAAGGCTGAAAAGGTGCCTGCAGTAGCTAACTATATAATGAAAATACACAATTTCACTAGCAAATGTTTATACTGTAATCGCTATTTACCCACTGATACATTGCTTAATCATATGTTAATCCATGGACTGTCTTGTCCATACTGCCGTTCAACTTTCAATGATGTTGAAAAGATGGCTGCTCATATGCGAATGGTTCATGTTGATGAAGAAATGGGACCTAAAACTGATTCCACTTTAACCTTTGATTTGACATTGCAGCAGGGTAGTCACACTAATATACATCTACTTGTAACCACCTATAATCTGAGAGATGCCCCTGCTGAATCTGTAGCTTATCATGCTCAGAATACTCCTCCTGTTCCTCCAAAACCACAGCCGAAAATCCAGGAGAAGGCAGATATACCTGTGAAAAGTTCTCCTCAAGCAGCAGTCCCCTACAAAAAAGATGTGGGTAAAACACTCTGCCCTCTCTGCTTTTCAATCCTAAAAGGACCTATATCTGATGCACTTGCACATCACTTAAGGGAGAGGCATCAAGTAATTCAAACAGTTCATCCGGTTGAGAAAAAGCTAACATATAAATGCATTCATTGTCTTGGTGTATATACCAGTAATATGACTGCCTCAACTATAACGCTACACCTTGTTCATTGCAGAGGGGTTGGGAAGACCCAAAACGGCCAAGACAAAGCTAATGCGCCATCTCGACTAAATCAGTCTCCAGCTGTAGCACCTGTGAAACGTACTTATGAACACATGGAATTCTCTctgatgaagaaaagaaaaatggatgATGATGACTCACCATCTGCCTTTGAAGAGAAACCTGAAGAACCTGTAGTTTTAGCTTTAGACCCTAAGGGTCATGAAGATGATTCTTATGAAGCCAGAAAAACATTtcttacaaaatatttcaataagcAACCGTATCCCAGTAGGAGAGAAATTGAAAAGTTGGCTGCCAGTTTATGGCTATGGAAATCAGATATTGCTTCACATTTTAgcaacaaaagaaagaaatgtgtTAGAGATTGTGAAAAGTACAAGCCTGGTGTGCTACTTGGTTTTAACATGAAAGAATTAAACAAAGTTAAACACGAAATGGATTTTGATGCTGAATGGCTGTTTGAAAATCATGATGAAAAGAATTCCAGAGTCAATGCTAGTAAAACTGttgataaaaaaataaacctagAAAAAGATGAGGAAAGTTCTTCAGACAGTTACGAAAACATAGAAGAGGACTCTAATGAAAGCAGTAGTCCATTTGGTCAACCAATTTCAGATGTTGGTCGTAAAACCTCTATTGATAGCATAATAGAGAATACAGAAGACAGCATATCCAAGGAGACTGCTGATGAAAATCCCTTACAGTCTCCAGAGAAATCAGACCAAAAACAGGAGGAAGGCTCAAAATATGAAGAGATTCACTCTGCCAAGGAACCAGTTAAACTGGTAGGTGATGCCTCAGATAGTGAAGGTGATCAAGAAGATCAAGATGATGTTGCTGAATGGAAAGATGGAGCTTCGCAGTCTGAAAGTGGACCTGGCTCTCAGCAAGTTTCTGACTTTGAAGACAATACATCAGAGGTGAAACCAGAAGTTTGGACAGATGAATCATCCCAGAGTGAAGATGTTGGTAGTAGTAAACCAGCTGCAGAAATAAAAGGGGTTGCCTCTGAAAGTGATGAAGAGCAATCAAAATGGAAGAATAGTTCCTATGGAAAAGTAGAAGAGTTTTGGTCTAAGGACCAGTCACAATGGAAAAATGCATCAGAAATTGAGGAGAGTTTGTCAAATCAGCAGATGGAATGGCAGAATAGCACAATTGACAGCGAAGATGGAGATCAGTTTGACAGTGTGACTGATGGTGTAGCAGAACCAATGCATAGCAGCTTAACTGGTGTAGAGTTGAGCAGCCAGCAAGCATAA